A single region of the Glycine max cultivar Williams 82 chromosome 20, Glycine_max_v4.0, whole genome shotgun sequence genome encodes:
- the LOC121174335 gene encoding uncharacterized protein, whose protein sequence is MKGITGASYRARCDALTVIDVSWLPYTEHRGVRAFELISSFQGQLRWGPMVVTARPERVVRQFGYIQSIPLPPLSARLSHDDIDDRWMHFAEHVLPVGELCLVPGQVYADYMEWFFRISHPFMIPTQAGDQPRDARAANPEEYIQPPSPQKGRDFTNCSIYGQD, encoded by the exons ATGAAGGGAATCACAGGAGCATCTtacagggcacgttgtgatgCTTTGACCGTCATAGATGTGTCCTGGTTGCCGTACACTGAGCATCGGGGGGTTAGGGCCTTTGAGCTGATTTCATCATTCCAGGGTCAGCTGAGATGGGGACCTATGGTGGTCACAGCtcgaccggagagggtggtaCGACAGTTTGGTTACATTCAGAGCATCCCTTTACCGCCTCTTAGTGCTCGATTGTCACATGATGATatagatgacaggtggatgcaTTTTGCGGAGCACGTACTACCTGTGGGTGAGCTTTGTCtagtgcctgggcaggtatatgcggattacatggagtggtttttcCGCATATCTCACCCATTCATGATACCGACCCAGGCAGGTGACCAGCCCAGAGATGCACGAGCCGCAAACCCTGAGGAGTACATACAGCCGCCCAGCCcccag AAGGGCAGAGACTTTACTAATTGCAGCATATATGGCCAAGACTGA
- the LOC121174336 gene encoding protein MAIN-LIKE 1-like — translation MGKGSLRRRLPEDPLRVLSELPEEVVPEKFRKKCSSERNQRSSGRTLLPEHLFHKVSGRSSSSGRIPEEGFFRMTFEIFGSRIIGRDRQDDHDDVPERRRPTALARRQQVHQMTQDIPDMTEDVPDMAEDAPEMTADVQGHDGAEGSHADGFPGGPRDPSVLTSFADHVAHAVTLIGRPVLEIEGLVGATGLSPLIDCSVFTGDPGLISAFVERWHSETSTFHLSVGELTITLDDVSSLLHLPITGALHNFHALSTDEAIFLLTELLEVSAEEAKAETTLTRGAYVRLRWVRDIYEMRCQARRWIVAARAYLLHLVGCTLLSNKSATYVHVVHLDAFRDLGQSGGYAWGVATLVHMYDQLDEASRTTTRQIAGYLTLLKCWIYKHFPSVHQCVTDDTYQETRHGSGTRPRENRICTCPDFDG, via the exons ATGGGGAAAGGGAGCTTACGACGGCGGCTTCCGGAAGATCCATTAAGGGTTCTTTCGGAACTTCCAGAAGAAGTTGTTCCGGAAaaattccggaagaagtgttcttccgaAAGAAAccaaaggtcttccggaagaacccttcTTCCGGAACACCTCTTCCAtaaagtttccggaagaagtagttcttccggaagaattccGGAAGAAGGGTTCTTCCGGATGACCTTTGAGATTTTCGgaa GTAGAATTATAGGCAGAGATAGACAGGATGACCATGATGATGTTcccgagaggcgtaggcctactgcaTTAGCCCGTAGGCAACAGGTTCATCAGATGACTCAGGATATTCCTGACATGACTGAGGATGTCCCTGATATGGCTGAGGATGCACCTGAGATGACTGCGGACGTACAGGGTCATGATGGTGCTGAGGGGTCACATGCTGATGGATTCCCAGGTGGGCCACGTGACCCATCAGTGTTGACATCATTTGCAGACCATGTTGCACACGCC gtgacattgattgggaggccagtgcTTGAGATTGAAGGACTGGTTGGTGCCACAGGGTTAAGTCCACTAATCGATTGTTCAGTTTTtactggcgatcctggacttatatccgcatttgtggagaggtggcacagtgAGACCAGCACCTTCCACCTTTCGGTAGGAGAGTtgacgatcacattggatgatgtgtcgtcaCTCCTTCATTTGCCTATCACTGGCGCGTTGCACAACTTTCATGCTCTTTCTACGGATGAGGCGATATTTTTGCTGACCGAGTTGCTTGAGGTGTCTGCCGAGGAGGCTAAAGCCGAGACAACACTGACACGTGGGGCATACGTACGACTGAGATGGGTTCGAGACATTTATGAGATGAGATGTCAGGCCCGGCGGTGGATTGTAGCAGCTCGTGCTTATCTGCTGCACCTggtcggttgcactcttttgtctaataagagtgcaacatacgtTCATGTGGTGCACCTAGACGCTTTTCGCGACCTGGGTCAGAGTGGTGGTTATGCTTGGGGAGTTGCCAcgctggttcatatgtatgaccagttagatgaggcttCTAGGACCACCACACGACAGATTGCAGGGTACCTGACTCTATTaaag tgctggatctatAAGCACTTTCCTAGTGTGCACCAGTGTGTGACAGATGATACATACCAGGAGACCAGGCATGGCAGCGGAACCCGACCCCGTGAGAACCGAATCTGTACCTGCCCCGACTTTGACGGATAA